Proteins found in one Xenopus laevis strain J_2021 chromosome 1L, Xenopus_laevis_v10.1, whole genome shotgun sequence genomic segment:
- the paip2b.L gene encoding poly(A) binding protein interacting protein 2B L homeolog isoform X1, which translates to MMNGSNIGNNTSNAKSNSDHVVNGHGENENNPFAEYMWMENEEDFNRQVEEELQEQDFLDRCFQEMLDEEDKDWFIPSRDLPQGVGQLQQQLNGLTVNENHSTEEIVSKSNLNPDAKEFVPGVKY; encoded by the exons ATGATGAATGGTTCAAATATTGGGAACAACACATCTAATGCCAAATCAAACAGCGACCACGTTGTAAATGGGCATGGTGAAAATGAAAACAACCCCTTTGCTGAATATATGTGGATGGAGAATGAAGAAGACTTCAACAGACAG GTGGAGGAGGAGCTGCAGGAACAGGATTTTCTAGATCGCTGCTTCCAGGAGATGTTGGACGAAGAGGACAAGGATTGGTTCATTCCATCCCGTGACTTGCCGCAGGGTGTGGGCCAATTGCAGCAGCAGTTAAATGGGCTCACAGTCAATGAAAATCACAGTACAGAGGAAATAGTG AGCAAAAGCAACCTGAACCCCGATGCCAAGGAATTTGTTCCGGGAGTGAAGTACTGA